A stretch of Coccidioides posadasii str. Silveira chromosome 2, complete sequence DNA encodes these proteins:
- a CDS encoding uncharacterized protein (EggNog:ENOG410PMUJ~COG:S~BUSCO:10677at33183) — protein MTMSSPTTSARKAVHKLDIEKVSLNLQDRLGLAKVKYEQMYCLSTDPLDGSEGLSANGKRSSSTFSNGYRRFETPAASTPVTSPILTKDLPRSARSKHAAMFDLRSMEAMTNGSRKRRRCNSITQEPTKLPRFAGDHRSAIPPSSPTIGRQRPAVLVHTASFVSQSDTIPDDSLLSPEKISEHDIDPELPTSASLISSSPPRTPSPRHNRLPINNRNNQDGADLLMYLANSPTPMNLGEKGRVPDFLPSTPPAQHTYLPSLLSTPGGGFGANFSTPGQPFNFADFVNVTPSPAQRRWGSRTPQVIPKTPTTTKEVRKRLNFDALPPPTGASPASESAERKVKLALQLGEELHF, from the exons ATGACGATGTCATCACCCACAACCTCTGCGCGGAAGGCTGTTCATAAGCTCGACATTGAAAAG GTCTCTCTAAACCTTCAAGACCGCCTCGGACTCGCCAAAGTAAAATATGAACAGATGTACTGCCTCTCCACGGATCCATTGGACGGCAGCGAAGGACTTAGTGCGAACGGAAAACGCTCCTCCTCGACCTTCTCGAATGGATACCGCCGCTTTGAGACTCCGGCAGCTTCCACTCCCGTCACAAGCCCAATTCTCACGAAGGACCTGCCACGCTCTGCCCGAAGCAAACATGCAGCGATGTTTGACCTGAGATCCATGGAGGCAATGACGAACGGTTCCCGGAAACGGAGAAGATGCAATTCCATAACCCAGGAACCTACTAAGCTCCCGCGTTTTGCTGGGGATCACCGCTCCGCGATTCCACCTTCGTCTCCGACCATTGGCCGACAGCGTCCTGCAGTTCTTGTCCACACTGCTTCGTTCGTATCGCAGTCCGATACCATCCCAGACGATTCACTGCTATCCCCCGAGAAAATTTCAGAGCATGACATCGATCCGGAACTCCCAACAAGCGCTTCATTGATAAGCTCCTCTCCTCCGCGTACGCCATCCCCGCGACACAATCGGCTTCCCATCAATAACCGTAATAACCAAGATGGcgctgatcttctgatgtACCTTGCAAACTCGCCCACTCCCATGAATCTTGGAGAGAAAGGACGTGTTCCCGACTTTCTTCCTTCCACCCCGCCTGCCCAACACACCTACCTGCCCTCCCTCCTGTCCACGCCTGGTGGAGGATTCGGAGCGAATTTCAGCACACCCGGCCAGCCATTCAATTTTGCTGACTTTGTCAATGTGACTCCAAGCCCTGCCCAGCGGCGGTGGGGCAGCCGTACTCCGCAGGTTATTCCAAAGACCCCAACCACGACGAAGGAAGTGCGGAAACGACTGAACTTCGATGCACTCCCCCCACCGACGGGTGCCAGCCCAGCGTCGGAGTCTGCTGAGAGGAAAGTCAAACTGGCACTCCAACTTGGTGAAGAATTACATTTCTAA